GGTCATCCTGGTTCTGAGCAGCGGTGCGTGTCCTCTGTTCAGCACAGTCAGCCGGTACGCCATGCAGCTCCAGAACCACATACGGGTCAATGACCTCTCCCTTAGCCCCTGATCCCTGAGGCTTGGGCAGGTTGTGGGCACTGATAACCTGCACAGTGGAGCACAAAGCAGTTGGTGTTAAATTCATTCACTCGGAATCAACTGTTTTAGCCTGAATGTTAGACAACACCAGAGAAATCAAATCTAGACCTTAATCCGTAGAGTCTGAGCCGGCACTCCCGGGACACAGCCCTGCGTATGGGCACTGAAATACGACACCTCGTCCCTCATCACGGCGGGTCTGAGAACATAACCACAGCCTCCGTTCTGTGAGAAGCGACCTCTGTGAAGGTCCAGCATGGCGCCGGGGGTCTGCTGGTTCAAGGCCACAAGCTGGACCCCTCCTTTCCAGTATCCCTGTGGGTTGGGGTTACTGGAGTCCAGACGCACTGAACTGGGTCGTACCCGGGTTAGGGTGCGCTTTGTGAACATTACAAGGTCCTCTGGGCTCTCAGCGGTCAGCCGCCCGGCCTCTCCTTCACCCAGGGAGCACAGGGTCCAGTAAGGCGGCTCAGGAGCCATCGGTGTGCCGGGGGAGGAGGGACTGCTGGGTGGCGACTGCTGCTGGGCCTGTTTGTGACTGGCTCTCTGGGCGTAGAAGCTGCGGCTGCCCGTCCGAGCGATGGCCACCAGGTCTGACAGCTCTTTGTGGAGGCGTAGCTTCCTGGGTTGAGAGGGTGGAGGCACCACCAAGACCACGCCCAGTTCTTCCTCACCAGGGATGGTCATTCGCCGTCCCGCCAGAGGCCCCCCTCCTCCtatctcctcatcctcctcagaTATCTCCCCGTCAGAGCCTTGCTGCTCTTGCGGGAGCTTCTTCCCCACAATCAGGATGCGTCCCTTCAGCTGCTCGGGGGAGGGTAAGGTTGTGGCTCGTCCCCCCAGGCTGACAGGGAGGGCCTCTGGAGTGTAAAGACGGGAACCAAACACTTTCTTTAGGTGCTGAGCCAAGGAGCGCTGCTGGGCAGGAGAGCAACGCTGGCACAAGTACACCAAGAGTGGGTACTGAGAGGTCAGGAAGGCGTACTTATTGACCACCTCCAGAGCGGAGCGGATAGTGACCGGCgcatggtggtggtgatggtggtggtgatgatgatggcggGGGATGTCTGGCCCATAGTCCACCCCAAGGAGAGGCTCCCCCTCTGGGCCGTCGGTCACTCCGAGCTCCACGCATCGACAGCCGGACTGCAGGGCCTTGATCAACCCTCCCAGGTCTGCTCTGCCGTGGACTTGGTCATCCAGCAGGTAGGAGCGGTACGAAGTGCTGAGGAAAGACATCAACAACATTCGTCATACACTAAACCAAATAATGTCCGGCTTCTAAAATATGCTTTAAAGCATTAATAACATTCAGTGAGAGCTGAAAATATCTTGCAAAATgtcagagaagaggaaaaaaatgtgtactGACGCACGGCAATATGTCATTTCCTGCCgctcaatcaaaacaataacaaaagacgGCGCTTGGTGACGTTGAAGTAGCATGGGATCAAGGGAGCTGTGGTCTTCACCACTGTTTCTCTGATAACTTCACACCTCCGATGGCTAAAATCATCTTCATCCAGTTGAAGTATGTCGTTAAAAAACGACCAAGATCATAAAAATCTGGCTTAAAACTGGATAAAAGTCAACTTATGACAGCTTCCGGCAGACAATGACGCCATTGACAGGTGACCAAATGTAACGGACCGTCAGCTTGATTAAAATGACGGACTTCTCTAAGTTTGAAAAttgttgaaaacatttgggatgactcaacaaaatatatacgACACAGGTCTAGTCGTTTTTTTAGACATTTATAAACAACTTATAGACAACTTATAAATGTGCATTCAGTCCTTGTTGCTTGACACATGTTGCTAGGCAGTGGGGCaattcagtttaaaaaatgGATTCCGGAACAATATGTCCAATTTAATGAGTATATTTTTTTTGCCGATGTTTGTTTTGACGGTGGCACGCAGGGCGCAGTGAGTAAGCAGAACCATCTGGCTGATGAGTGGACAGCCACTCTTAAAAAAGGAATTCATTCAGAGATAGTCAGCTGTGGCTAAAAACTGTACGCATGTGGCAGTTGTAAGAAGAAGGGAGTTTTAACTTTTGACATGTGGCATAAAAATGATTAGGCTGAAACACCACACGCACCTGACGTAGTAGTGGGACAGAGGCATGTTCATGTCCTGACAAACTCCCAGGTGCTCCGGGTCGAGCAGCTGGCACTCTGGAGACTGCAGGTAGCGGGCGAATCCATCCAGACCCAGCAGGCCCCTCTCCCTGCCCTGGGCGGAGGGCTCGCAGCGCCTCAGGAGCTCCCAGCAGCCCTCGGTTGTCGCCAGAGACAAACCCTGCTCCGTCTCCAAGAAGAGGCGGAGGTCCTGAGGATCCAGACACTCTCGGTCCTTCGACAGTTGCACCAATAAGAAGTAGACGTCGGGCCGGGTGCAGAGCTCACAGTAGGCCTCCTGGAACTCCTCAAGTGTCACGTGGGAGGTGAGCTTCTCCTTGCTGCGCTGGATCTCCTTAAAACGCAGACGTAcctgaggaaagagaggagcgTCAGGACGGACAGTTTATTGAGTGAGAGCTGAGTTAATTATTTAACCAACAGTACGCCTCATTCATTTGATGAAGGTGGAAAATTTGATTAAACTTCAGTTATCTTGTTTCAATAAGGATATTAAAGTGACCCACATAAAACAACTCGGTCTCATATATAATATCTTTTTTGGCAACTGGTGGAGCACGGCTTCATATCTGACACTCAAATGCAACCAGCAATTATATCATTGCCCAGCAATTACATCATTGCCCCGCCACCCCACCTTGGCTTCCTTGATACCGGGACACAGTTTACAGATGGTGGTGACCGCCACATCCTCCGTCACGATGCCGTAGCCGTCTTCATCCACCTGGCCAAACTCCGCTGCCAGCCACTCACTCCTCATCTTGCCTCCCAGGCTGCCCTCTACCGCCACACCCCCCCCTTCACCCagcccaccacctcctcctacCCCTCCACCTCCGCCAGCCCCCCCGATGATTGAGGGGTGAGCTAACAGGTAGCGAAGGCCGGTCACCCAGATGTTGGCCACATCTGCCGACAATGCGACCAAGTCCAGAGACTGCAGGGAGGGACAGATGATAAAGGTTTCCTGGTTAGATGGTGGGAGCACTAACAGGTTGTATGACTGTGAGATCACTCTGTAGATCTTTAAAGATCTGGTTCACATGGTACCTGGTAGTCATCCCCATGTATGACAGAGAAGGCTCCTTCCTCAGCCAGGTGTTCAAAGAGAGGACCGTTATGGAGGAACGTCTCGGTGCTCTTCCCGGTGCGAACCTCTCGGATGCTGGAGACGTCCAGCCGAGCCCGGTCCCCATCCTTCTTAGACGGCTCCCAGCGTAAGCAGCTGAGGTCCGGGTCCAGGGTGTAGAACCGACAGTAAATCCTGGAATTGGGCCGGACCTTCTTCAGTTCACATCCGCCCTGCATGAAGGCCAGGCAGTCTGCTGCGCTGCTCACCTGGAACAGAACATCTACTTTACGATCTGTGTTCAATTACCAAAGGACGACAACATATTTTTATCGTGTAAGTCTTTTATGCACCTTCTTCTCAGAGGGCATGCTACTGAAGGACACGGTCTTCTTCCTGCCTCCGCCCACCTTCTGCACTGAGGGATCCtgggaaaagacaaagacagatggcCAAGAGGTCAAAAGGAGAAGAATTGTTTCTACATGTTAAGAGGAACAGCAATACAATCAGACTTAAGGAACAAACTAAAAACACGATCTACACCCGCTCTGTCTCTGTAGTTCGCGTAATTAAAAGATATTATGCAATTATAATTGTAGGCTACAGTAAATATCTGTCAGAAACACAGgcactgttgtttttcacagCTAAATGTTGGTAGTTGGCTGCAGCCCTATTCGTCTTTATCTAAAGATCAATATGGGGAGTCATTGCTCATTGCAAATCTTCCTGGTGAAGCTGAGGGGAAAATTCTCCTTCATGGAACAATACGAATCCGTCGTGACTGCTGGCAGAAGTTTCCAGTGTCAGAGTTAAAGTTTTAAAGGTCATACATCCATTCAACCCCCCCGCGCGATTTTaaggtgtttgtgtggaaaaccagtgctgttgtttttctggaggGTGAACCTttctcacacatatacacacacacacacacacatatatatatatatatatatatataaacacctATTTTGTGACCGTGCTGAGATCTCTGCTTCCTGCCTCCGGCTATCTCCAACTAGTGACGGATTGATTGGCAGCTCCGTCTCTGCTTGGTGAGCAAATGTCAATGTTAGGTTAACTGTCATTAGCGCTGCAGCGCGGGATTTTCACTGAAGGCCCACGATAATAGCCCCTCACTGACTTGTAATGAGCTGCAATGGTCGCAGCTGATATGACAGCAGTAATTATTTGTGGCGTCGAGTGCAGAGCGGTGGCCCCGTCTCTTGTGTACAGTCCTTTCCCCTGCTACCGCCATCAGCCGCCAGTGTTTGGTTTCCAGAGAAATGTACTGTACTGATAGACAGAATTAGGTGTGTTTGCAGTAAAGGCTGTTTCCCCTCAATATGTGAAATGGCTTCAGAGTTAAATGGTCTTGAacgtggaagaaaaaaaaattgaagaTGAAGTGGAGGTGATAAAAACACCTACAGCAACCAACCAACCACAGAGATCCACTCAGAGATGTGTGTTGTGAGAGCTGGAATaacacttgtgttttgttgacattggcttCACTTCTTCTGTCATGGGTCATACTACATACCACAATACTGTCAACATTACAGATTTAGAGTATATGAGAATCCATTATATTTTACTAGATGTTTCACTGCTGGGGTCTCTACAGAAGTAGAAACTGCACCACAGAATCTGTCCAAAACCAGGCTTATAAGCAATTATCGTGAAATTAAGGCAAGTCATGAAGTATCAATGTTTTTGAGCTGCTAAAGCGAGCCGATGGTCTCCAGGACGCCCAAACATAAAATTAAGAGTTAATTACTTTCTATTCTGATCCCTTCTTCTCCCACTGCCCTGTGGGAGCAGGTTTCATAACCATCCGCATCCTCTGAAGTACAAAGAGGATCTGCCTCGTGCTAAATCTCCGCTACCGatcagaacagacagacagactgagctgaTATGTGATGAAAATGTGTCCAGATTTTTtgaacatctgtgttttttcagcTTCATGTCCTAATACCCAGAACACTTTACCGTGCAGGACAGTAAAAATATGTTGTCATGGCGTCATTTCTGAATGAAAGGCACACACTTCTTCTCCCATCATATGTGCAAAATAGCTCAAAAAGCTCCAAATAGTTTGCAAAGACTGACATTTctgaatgtttaaatgtttgagcTTTTGTGGAACTGAATATTGTGTGTCTGTAGCCAAGTCTCCATCCAAATCCAGTgcacattttaacagaatttacacaaaattggcaaaaaaaaattaaatgtgcAATGAATTAATGCGTGTTTCCAACCACTGCTGAGCATTTCAAACATTAGAGGGCACAACAATAAACAGTTGGTGGCACTAATCCTCCAGTTGGGTGCCATTAAAGGTACTTTATGaaacaatttacatgtattaatcgctttttattgtcaatgtgtGAACGGATTGTATCATAACTTGAAAAACGAGACGCTCCCCGACTTTCTCGGTtgcagcctgtggactgatttctatgcAAAGGACTTGGGACGTTTTTTCCCGGGAAAATTCAAAAGATGTGACGCTATGCGTTGTGCCTGTATTCAGCTCCCCTCCAGCGCCAACAGTGTGCGacactagctaacgttagcttagaaaTGGAGTCTGCTAACGTCAACAAACAGCCGGCACCCACCGAAACACAGAGTCCAACACAAAGTTCACGTAGTTTGCTTGCTAACACGGGCAaatagctagccagctaacgtGGCAAAATACTGTCTTGGAGTGAATCtcgtcagctaattcatccgGACTCCCAAGTCTGAGCTAGCTGGtaaattggctagcttgccGTTTGCAAATTACTTGATCTG
This window of the Enoplosus armatus isolate fEnoArm2 chromosome 11, fEnoArm2.hap1, whole genome shotgun sequence genome carries:
- the plcl1 gene encoding inactive phospholipase C-like protein 1; the protein is MSERDGYGDGLCSDGAPECIPPRASRGRRSGVILPGGGQDTDAILLDSVKAAPRRSSIIKDPSVQKVGGGRKKTVSFSSMPSEKKVSSAADCLAFMQGGCELKKVRPNSRIYCRFYTLDPDLSCLRWEPSKKDGDRARLDVSSIREVRTGKSTETFLHNGPLFEHLAEEGAFSVIHGDDYQSLDLVALSADVANIWVTGLRYLLAHPSIIGGAGGGGGVGGGGGLGEGGGVAVEGSLGGKMRSEWLAAEFGQVDEDGYGIVTEDVAVTTICKLCPGIKEAKVRLRFKEIQRSKEKLTSHVTLEEFQEAYCELCTRPDVYFLLVQLSKDRECLDPQDLRLFLETEQGLSLATTEGCWELLRRCEPSAQGRERGLLGLDGFARYLQSPECQLLDPEHLGVCQDMNMPLSHYYVSTSYRSYLLDDQVHGRADLGGLIKALQSGCRCVELGVTDGPEGEPLLGVDYGPDIPRHHHHHHHHHHHAPVTIRSALEVVNKYAFLTSQYPLLVYLCQRCSPAQQRSLAQHLKKVFGSRLYTPEALPVSLGGRATTLPSPEQLKGRILIVGKKLPQEQQGSDGEISEEDEEIGGGGPLAGRRMTIPGEEELGVVLVVPPPSQPRKLRLHKELSDLVAIARTGSRSFYAQRASHKQAQQQSPPSSPSSPGTPMAPEPPYWTLCSLGEGEAGRLTAESPEDLVMFTKRTLTRVRPSSVRLDSSNPNPQGYWKGGVQLVALNQQTPGAMLDLHRGRFSQNGGCGYVLRPAVMRDEVSYFSAHTQGCVPGVPAQTLRIKVISAHNLPKPQGSGAKGEVIDPYVVLELHGVPADCAEQRTRTAAQNQDDPLFDETFEFQVNMPELALLRFVVLDDDYIGDDFIGQYSVAFECLQPGYRNVPLLGMAGDPLPHTSLFVHVAITNRRGGGKAQRRGLSVRRVGRRGREYVSLRHTGIKAVDETFKPASSPLKEATDLREDAQSTTSSFKEQCGLPTVAKLKQCIQSLATRLQSPEGTMGATMVLKEGYPCLEQLVNLSEPTRKLLAAYDTMIAAQKQLIESADGVQERIAQVQREGMDFHEDLSRLGEKEGLKGRKLSKAVESFTWNITVLKGQSDLLRGAKMDSLDALRQLALACEACGLTSSSSSSNSSSSTFSTAELHYSSHPMSGRRSSTHGNGRI